Proteins from a single region of Mytilus trossulus isolate FHL-02 chromosome 2, PNRI_Mtr1.1.1.hap1, whole genome shotgun sequence:
- the LOC134704961 gene encoding uncharacterized protein LOC134704961: MTHYSLLCFLFFISLFTDICYGFTCVKENPCKCRLDDGTVIDLSPLGLTSGNPKYKDVPDAGAGDVFSYNPCYSFTENACNDVSVCQIRNGAGFSAGTQDSARFQYDEQNGLALVYSATSDVLRTTYTYLQCEPDQEGALNVLGEIVPDGNYYLYLASKYACPTKDKSGSSGGGGLSGGSILLIIVVVLLFVYLIGGLAFQTAVKKAEGTDRIPNLGFWVALPGLIKEGFSLTFNTAKLKAGYSSI, translated from the exons ATGACTCACTATTCATTGTTAtgctttttattctttatttcactATTCACAGACATATGTTATGGGTTTACTTGTGTTAAGGAAAACCCATGTAAATGTAGACTAGATGACGGGACTGTCATTGACTTATCACCACTGGGGTTGACGAGCGGAAACCCGAA ATATAAAGATGTACCTGACGCCGGCGCTGGTGACGTCTTCTCGTACAACCCTTGTTACAGTTTTACAGAAAATGCGTGTAATGATGTTTCA GTATGTCAGATACGGAATGGTGCTGGGTTCAGTGCAGGAACACAAGATAGTGCCCGATTTCAGTATGATGAGCAAAACGGACTGGCTCTTGTGTATTCAGCAACGAGTGATGTTTTGAG AACTACATATACGTATCTCCAGTGTGAACCTGATCAGGAGGGGGCATTAAATGTACTAGGTGAAATTGTGCCTGATGGTAACTAT TATCTGTATTTGGCTAGCAAATACGCATGTCCAACTAAAGACAAATCCGGTTCCAGTGGTGGCGGTGGTCTATCAGGTGGATCCATTCTTTTAATTAT AGTTGTTGTGCTGTTATTTGTTTACCTTATTGGAGGATTAGCATTCCAAACAGCTGTGAAAAAGGCAGAAGGCACAGACCGAATACCTAACTTAGGTTTCTGGGTGGCATTACCAGGCTTGATTAAG GAAGGATTTTCGTTGACCTTCAATacagcaaaattaaaagctgGATATAGTTCGATATGA